In one window of Paraflavitalea soli DNA:
- a CDS encoding gluconate 2-dehydrogenase subunit 3 family protein, whose protein sequence is MNRREAVSRVALLLGGTVIGAEFFLSGCKASDKKTAATLDFKPEDIAYLDEIAETIIPTTDTPGAKAAGVGTFMTVMVKDCYTEKDQKIFLEGMTKLDEASRKMHSTAFMSATPEQRKALLITLDTEQKDYNKNKKKEDPAHYFTQLKQLTLLGYFTSEIGATKALRYEAIPGRYDGCMPYKKGDKAWAT, encoded by the coding sequence ATGAACAGAAGAGAAGCCGTATCAAGGGTAGCCCTTTTATTGGGCGGCACTGTTATCGGAGCTGAGTTTTTTCTGTCGGGCTGTAAGGCCAGTGATAAAAAAACGGCCGCCACACTGGATTTCAAACCAGAAGACATCGCTTACCTGGATGAGATCGCAGAAACGATTATCCCCACAACGGATACACCCGGCGCGAAAGCTGCAGGGGTAGGTACCTTCATGACAGTGATGGTGAAAGATTGTTATACTGAAAAGGACCAAAAGATCTTCCTGGAAGGCATGACGAAACTAGATGAAGCCTCCCGCAAGATGCACTCTACCGCTTTCATGAGTGCTACACCAGAGCAGCGCAAGGCCTTATTGATCACGCTTGATACAGAGCAGAAGGATTATAATAAGAATAAAAAGAAGGAAGACCCTGCCCATTACTTCACTCAACTGAAGCAGTTGACCTTGCTGGGTTATTTCACCTCAGAAATAGGCGCTACGAAAGCCTTGCGCTACGAGGCTATTCCGGGACGGTACGATGGCTGTATGCCGTACAAGAAAGGAGATAAGGCCTGGGCGACCTAG
- a CDS encoding sugar phosphate isomerase/epimerase family protein yields the protein MSYNRRQFLKTGGVFASALAMGSTTDLFAAYKPLKQFGLQLYTLRDELPKDPQGVLKQVASFGYKQIEGYEGSKGIYWGMSNKEFKKFADDLGITMISTHCDINTNFERKAAEAGEIGMKYLISPYIGPQKTLDDYKKFADKFNSLGDICKKNGLRFAYHNHGYTFTAQDGVMPQDTLMQHTNPDTVDFEMDIYWVATPGEDPIAWLKKYPKRFRLCHVKDRQKGANPTQHDASVDLGTGSLDFTKILKEARKQGMEYYIVEQERYEGTTPLKAAATDAVYMKKLSI from the coding sequence ATGAGTTACAACAGGAGACAATTTTTGAAGACAGGGGGCGTATTTGCTTCCGCGCTGGCAATGGGTTCTACTACAGACCTTTTTGCAGCCTATAAACCACTTAAGCAATTCGGATTACAACTGTATACGCTTCGTGATGAGCTGCCCAAGGACCCACAGGGTGTTCTGAAGCAGGTAGCTTCCTTTGGCTACAAGCAAATTGAAGGATATGAAGGCTCCAAGGGCATTTACTGGGGTATGTCGAACAAAGAATTTAAAAAGTTTGCAGACGACCTGGGTATCACTATGATCTCTACGCATTGCGATATCAATACGAATTTTGAGCGGAAGGCGGCAGAAGCAGGCGAGATCGGGATGAAATACCTGATCAGCCCCTATATTGGCCCTCAGAAAACACTGGACGACTATAAGAAATTTGCAGACAAATTCAATAGCCTGGGTGATATCTGTAAGAAGAACGGGTTGCGGTTTGCCTATCATAACCATGGCTATACTTTTACGGCGCAGGATGGTGTAATGCCGCAGGATACGCTGATGCAGCATACGAATCCGGATACGGTAGATTTTGAGATGGATATTTACTGGGTAGCTACTCCGGGCGAAGACCCCATTGCCTGGTTAAAAAAATACCCCAAACGTTTCCGCCTATGCCATGTAAAAGACAGGCAGAAAGGCGCGAACCCCACGCAGCATGATGCTTCTGTAGACCTGGGAACGGGTTCTCTTGACTTCACTAAAATACTAAAGGAGGCCAGGAAGCAGGGTATGGAATATTATATTGTGGAACAAGAACGCTACGAAGGAACTACACCGCTGAAAGCAGCTGCAACAGATGCTGTGTATATGAAGAAACTGAGCATTTAA
- a CDS encoding YybH family protein, with product MRTLLTAVCLLCFLPMVTLAQSADEKIIRQTLHDQTEAWNKGDLEAFMKGYWNDDSLMFVGKNGVTYGYQNTLANYKKNYNGPDQMGTLTFNLIKVERLSPEYYFVVGKWHLKRNAGDVSGHYNLLFRKIKGTWVIITDHSS from the coding sequence ATGAGAACCTTATTGACAGCTGTCTGCCTGCTTTGTTTTCTACCCATGGTCACGCTGGCCCAATCGGCAGACGAAAAGATCATCCGTCAAACATTACATGATCAAACGGAGGCCTGGAATAAAGGGGACCTGGAAGCCTTTATGAAAGGTTATTGGAATGACGACTCGTTGATGTTTGTGGGTAAGAACGGTGTTACGTATGGCTACCAAAACACGCTTGCCAATTACAAGAAAAACTATAATGGCCCGGATCAGATGGGTACGCTGACGTTCAACCTGATCAAGGTAGAGCGGCTGAGCCCGGAATATTATTTTGTGGTGGGGAAGTGGCACCTGAAACGAAATGCGGGTGATGTGAGTGGTCATTATAACCTGCTGTTCCGTAAAATAAAGGGAACCTGGGTGATCATTACCGATCACAGCAGCTAG
- a CDS encoding M1 family aminopeptidase produces MKKIYLFLFLAASAAKAQLPLPGASLVTETDAIAADEARAFQRFRDLQGDNSVSATVASNNFNVNYYRCEWQVDPAVKYITGKITSYFRITESTSSITWDLLQQLTVDSVLYHTQKITFQQTSEHALIINFPTLLNKDTPDSISIYYQGIPDPANTASFVKSAHAGTPVIWTLSEPFGSRDWWPCKNGLNDKADSIDIIVTCPKQYTASSNGIVVREEVSGDNRITQFQHRYPIASYLVALAVTNYMVWESTVTINGKTMPLKSYFYPETNYSGSEVYTKNALQMFSPLFGEYPFIREKYGHTQCGYGGGMEHQTNSFMGSFGFSLIAHELGHQWFGDKVTCASWSDIWLNEGFATYCQHLYTEITTPSYVPTGLQIMINGITSAPDGSVFVPDTTSSARIFSSRLSYNKGFYVLYMLRGIMGDSAFYRGVRRYLNDPAIRYGYARTADLQRNLEAESGKDLSTFFRKWVYGEGYPNYQLNWTQNVNQWVKLSLNQTTSHPSVSFYEMPVMLQLHGATRDTIITMDHRYSGQELWVNPGFVVDTVIIDPKRWILSKVKTSQKIPAGTTINDLKIYPNPAPDIVNITLNNPQEKKIAIWLYNSLGQKIFYKEIPLSGRDEQLQIPVQALAKGIYYLRLKSGETINITRKILR; encoded by the coding sequence ATGAAAAAAATATACCTGTTTCTTTTTTTGGCAGCATCGGCGGCTAAAGCCCAGCTTCCCCTTCCCGGTGCTTCCCTGGTTACCGAAACTGATGCCATTGCAGCCGATGAAGCCAGGGCTTTTCAACGTTTCAGGGACCTGCAGGGCGACAATAGCGTGTCTGCTACAGTAGCCTCCAATAATTTCAATGTAAATTACTATCGATGTGAATGGCAGGTAGACCCGGCTGTGAAATACATCACCGGTAAAATAACTTCTTACTTCCGCATCACTGAAAGTACCAGCTCCATTACCTGGGACCTTTTACAGCAACTAACCGTAGATAGCGTGCTGTACCATACCCAAAAAATAACTTTTCAGCAAACGTCCGAACATGCCCTGATCATTAATTTCCCCACGTTATTGAATAAGGATACCCCGGACTCTATCAGTATTTATTACCAGGGCATACCCGATCCCGCCAATACAGCCTCTTTTGTAAAAAGTGCCCACGCTGGTACCCCTGTCATCTGGACACTTTCAGAACCATTTGGTTCCAGGGACTGGTGGCCCTGTAAAAATGGCCTCAACGACAAAGCCGATTCCATTGATATTATAGTTACCTGCCCTAAACAATATACCGCATCGTCCAACGGAATAGTCGTTCGGGAAGAAGTCAGTGGCGATAATCGCATTACACAGTTCCAGCACCGGTATCCGATCGCATCCTACCTTGTGGCCCTGGCAGTTACCAATTATATGGTTTGGGAAAGTACCGTTACCATCAACGGAAAAACCATGCCTTTAAAAAGTTATTTTTATCCGGAGACAAACTATTCAGGGTCTGAAGTATACACAAAAAATGCGCTGCAGATGTTTAGCCCGCTTTTTGGTGAATACCCGTTCATCAGGGAGAAGTACGGCCACACCCAGTGCGGCTATGGCGGCGGAATGGAACACCAGACCAATAGCTTTATGGGCTCCTTTGGCTTCTCACTCATTGCACATGAACTGGGCCATCAGTGGTTTGGCGATAAAGTTACCTGCGCCAGCTGGAGCGATATTTGGTTAAACGAAGGCTTTGCCACCTATTGCCAGCATTTATATACAGAAATTACTACCCCTTCTTACGTACCTACCGGACTACAGATCATGATTAATGGCATTACTTCCGCACCCGACGGTTCTGTATTTGTTCCCGATACTACCAGTTCTGCCCGCATCTTTAGTAGTCGCCTTAGCTACAATAAAGGGTTTTATGTGCTGTACATGTTACGTGGTATCATGGGCGACTCCGCTTTTTACCGGGGCGTACGCCGGTACCTCAATGATCCCGCCATCCGTTATGGCTATGCCCGTACTGCTGATCTGCAACGCAACCTGGAGGCTGAATCCGGTAAAGACCTTTCCACTTTTTTCAGGAAGTGGGTATATGGAGAAGGATATCCCAATTACCAGCTCAACTGGACCCAGAATGTGAATCAATGGGTAAAGCTGTCACTAAACCAAACCACCTCGCACCCTTCTGTTTCCTTCTATGAGATGCCCGTAATGCTGCAATTGCATGGCGCCACCAGGGATACCATCATTACAATGGATCACCGGTACAGTGGACAGGAACTTTGGGTCAATCCCGGTTTCGTAGTGGATACAGTGATCATAGATCCCAAGCGGTGGATCCTTTCAAAAGTAAAGACCTCCCAAAAAATACCGGCAGGAACCACCATCAATGACCTGAAAATATACCCCAATCCGGCGCCTGATATAGTAAATATTACTTTAAACAACCCTCAGGAGAAAAAAATAGCCATTTGGTTGTACAACTCCCTCGGCCAGAAAATATTTTATAAGGAAATACCTTTGTCCGGGCGCGATGAACAACTTCAGATACCTGTGCAGGCCCTGGCAAAAGGCATTTATTACCTGCGGCTAAAAAGTGGGGAAACAATTAATATTACCCGGAAAATCCTGCGATAA
- a CDS encoding GMC oxidoreductase — protein sequence MPGDTTNVNINNKATAQNTYDAIVVGSGISGGWAAKELCEKGLKTLLLERGRDVVHIKDYTDTEKAPWELPHHGNLTQADRENSPIQSKCYAFNEVSKKFFVNDVENPYNQVKPFSWIRGYHVGGRSLMWGRQSYRWSDIDFSANGKDGHGVDWPIRYKDMESWYSYVEKFAGISGAKDGLPQLPDGEFLPAMEMNCVEKHVAARIKERFKERAMIIGRTANHTAKVGDRGPCQYRSKCQEGCPFGGYFSSNSATLPAARKTGNLTLRPYSIVLEVIYDKDTKKAKGVRIMDSETLKTEEYYARIVFLNASTLGTTFVLLNSVSEVFPNGLGNTSEQIGHNLMDHHYGVGASGNIEGFEDKYTFGRRPNGIYVPRFRNISEQTMRTDYVRGFGYQGGASRGRARGHDGIGEDLKDSLLEPGEWSMGIGSWGEHLPYYDNKATLNKDKKDKWGLPTLDIDCEFKENEMKMREDMKASAVEMLEAAGVKNVKAYDNAPPPGFCIHEMGTARMGKDPKTSVLNKWNQMHDVQNVFVTDGSCMASSACQNPSLTYMALTARAADHAVSELKKGNL from the coding sequence ATGCCCGGGGATACCACGAATGTTAACATTAATAATAAGGCCACAGCACAAAACACCTATGACGCTATCGTAGTAGGCAGTGGGATCAGCGGAGGCTGGGCCGCCAAAGAACTTTGTGAAAAAGGATTGAAAACATTGTTGCTGGAGCGCGGCCGCGATGTGGTGCACATTAAAGATTATACAGATACTGAGAAAGCTCCCTGGGAGTTGCCGCACCATGGCAATCTTACGCAGGCGGACCGTGAGAACAGCCCCATCCAAAGTAAGTGTTATGCTTTTAATGAGGTATCGAAGAAGTTCTTTGTCAATGATGTTGAAAATCCTTACAACCAGGTAAAGCCTTTTAGCTGGATACGCGGTTATCATGTAGGCGGACGTTCGCTGATGTGGGGCCGTCAGAGCTACCGGTGGAGTGATATTGATTTCAGCGCAAACGGGAAAGACGGCCATGGCGTAGACTGGCCCATTCGCTATAAGGATATGGAGTCGTGGTATAGTTATGTAGAAAAATTTGCCGGTATCAGTGGAGCAAAGGATGGATTGCCTCAATTGCCGGATGGCGAATTTCTACCAGCAATGGAAATGAACTGTGTGGAAAAACATGTAGCTGCCAGGATCAAGGAGCGTTTCAAAGAACGTGCGATGATCATTGGCCGTACGGCAAACCATACTGCCAAGGTGGGAGACCGTGGCCCGTGTCAATACAGGAGTAAATGCCAGGAAGGTTGTCCTTTTGGTGGTTATTTCAGCAGTAATTCGGCCACATTGCCCGCAGCGAGGAAAACGGGGAACCTTACGCTACGTCCCTACTCTATTGTATTGGAAGTGATCTATGATAAGGATACGAAGAAAGCCAAAGGGGTCAGGATCATGGATTCAGAAACACTGAAGACAGAAGAATATTATGCCAGGATCGTATTCCTGAATGCTTCTACGCTGGGAACTACGTTTGTGTTGCTGAACTCTGTTTCGGAAGTGTTTCCTAATGGCCTGGGTAATACGAGTGAGCAGATCGGTCACAACCTGATGGACCACCATTACGGTGTAGGAGCCAGTGGGAATATAGAAGGTTTTGAAGACAAGTATACTTTTGGCCGCCGGCCGAATGGTATTTATGTGCCCCGGTTCCGTAATATCAGTGAACAGACGATGCGCACGGATTATGTTCGGGGCTTTGGCTACCAGGGTGGCGCCAGTCGTGGCCGGGCGCGTGGACATGATGGCATTGGTGAAGACCTGAAGGATAGTTTATTGGAACCTGGCGAATGGTCAATGGGCATAGGATCCTGGGGTGAGCACTTGCCGTATTATGACAATAAAGCAACGCTGAACAAAGACAAGAAAGATAAATGGGGATTGCCCACGCTGGATATTGATTGTGAGTTTAAGGAGAATGAGATGAAAATGCGGGAGGATATGAAGGCCTCTGCGGTAGAAATGCTGGAGGCGGCAGGCGTCAAAAATGTAAAAGCCTACGACAATGCACCTCCTCCCGGATTTTGTATCCATGAAATGGGTACGGCCCGTATGGGAAAAGACCCGAAGACATCGGTACTGAACAAATGGAACCAGATGCATGATGTACAGAATGTATTTGTAACGGATGGCTCCTGTATGGCGTCTTCGGCTTGTCAAAATCCGTCGCTTACTTATATGGCATTGACTGCCCGTGCGGCGGATCATGCAGTGAGTGAGTTGAAGAAAGGAAATTTGTAA
- a CDS encoding glycoside hydrolase family 25 protein translates to MADNKKTNIGWKILISLVLAGILVMLGFQVYEWWLARRAHFVRYQAFGIEIPTNYGIHGIDVSKYQETVDWESVKDMKVEDVQIGFAFIKATEGNGNEDRCFKRNWKKAKEAGVTRGAYHFFIATKSGKTQAENFISTVELQPGDLPPVLDVEQSYGVKSDKLRQRVKEFLETIENYYGVKPILYTNVDFYKQILKDEFDHYPLWVAHYLQKEKPRIYRDWHFWQHSEQGHVNGILYKVDFNVFNGDSTEFRSLLID, encoded by the coding sequence ATGGCAGACAACAAAAAAACAAATATCGGCTGGAAGATCCTTATTTCCCTGGTACTGGCAGGTATACTCGTCATGCTGGGTTTTCAGGTGTATGAATGGTGGCTCGCCCGCAGGGCTCACTTTGTACGATACCAGGCTTTTGGCATCGAAATCCCTACCAATTACGGCATTCATGGCATCGATGTATCCAAATACCAGGAAACCGTTGACTGGGAAAGTGTAAAGGACATGAAGGTAGAAGATGTGCAGATCGGCTTTGCATTCATCAAAGCCACCGAGGGCAACGGCAATGAGGACCGCTGTTTTAAGCGCAATTGGAAAAAGGCCAAAGAGGCTGGTGTTACCCGTGGGGCCTACCATTTTTTCATTGCCACAAAAAGCGGGAAAACACAGGCCGAGAACTTCATCTCCACCGTGGAGTTGCAGCCGGGCGACCTGCCCCCTGTACTGGATGTAGAACAATCCTACGGCGTCAAGTCCGATAAACTGCGCCAGCGTGTAAAAGAGTTCCTGGAAACCATAGAGAACTATTACGGCGTAAAGCCCATCCTGTATACCAATGTGGATTTTTACAAGCAGATACTAAAGGATGAATTTGATCACTACCCCCTTTGGGTAGCCCACTACCTGCAAAAAGAAAAACCCCGTATTTATCGCGACTGGCATTTCTGGCAACACAGCGAACAGGGCCATGTAAACGGTATTCTGTATAAAGTAGATTTCAATGTATTCAATGGCGACTCCACCGAGTTCAGGAGCTTATTAATAGACTAA
- a CDS encoding GMC oxidoreductase yields the protein MAENAYDAIVVGSGISGGWAAKELSEKGLKVLMLERGNDIKHVKDYKNATKNPWEFPHRGGKTQEMIKEYPVLNRDYPLNETNLDYWTNEKDCPYTETKRFDWFRGYHVGGRSLMWGRQSYRWSDFDFEANGKEGIGVDWPIRYKDIAPWYDHVEKFAGISGNRDGIPQLPDGQFQPPMDLNCVEKDVAARIKEHYKGQRLLTIGRVANITKPLPGRTNCQYRNKCWLGCPFGAYFSTQSSTLPAALATGNLTLRPFSIVTKVLYDKDTKKAKGVEIVDAETNKTVEYTAKVIFLCASAMNSTWVLFNSATDVWPGGLGSSSGELGHNLMDHHFRIGASGTVEGYDDKYYFGRRPTGFYIPRFRNLFGEKRDYLRGFGYQGAASREGWGRNVAELGIGAELKEALTEPGAWTIGMTAFGEVLPYHDNKITLDKSVKDKWGLPVLNVDAEIKENEQKMKNDMEQDGIEMLEAAGVKNVHGFRGDYSLGMGIHEMGTARMGKDPKTSVLNSHNQVWDCKNVFVTDGAAMTSAACVNPSLTYMALTARAVDFAVSELKKGNL from the coding sequence ATGGCAGAGAATGCATATGACGCGATTGTGGTAGGCAGTGGCATCAGCGGCGGCTGGGCAGCCAAAGAGCTTTCTGAAAAAGGGTTGAAAGTATTAATGCTGGAACGTGGTAATGATATTAAACACGTGAAAGATTATAAAAATGCCACAAAGAATCCCTGGGAATTTCCACACCGGGGCGGCAAGACGCAGGAGATGATCAAGGAGTATCCTGTATTGAACCGGGACTATCCCCTGAATGAAACCAACCTGGATTATTGGACCAATGAAAAGGACTGTCCCTATACAGAAACCAAAAGATTTGACTGGTTCCGGGGCTATCATGTAGGCGGCCGTTCACTGATGTGGGGAAGGCAAAGCTACCGCTGGAGTGATTTTGACTTTGAAGCGAATGGAAAAGAAGGCATTGGAGTAGACTGGCCGATCCGTTATAAAGACATTGCTCCCTGGTATGACCACGTAGAAAAATTTGCCGGCATCAGCGGTAACCGGGATGGCATTCCACAATTGCCGGACGGGCAATTCCAGCCTCCGATGGACCTGAACTGTGTAGAAAAAGATGTAGCAGCACGTATTAAAGAACATTATAAAGGTCAGCGCTTGCTGACGATCGGCCGTGTGGCCAATATCACCAAGCCTTTGCCGGGACGTACGAACTGCCAGTACCGCAATAAATGCTGGCTGGGTTGTCCGTTTGGCGCTTATTTCAGTACGCAATCATCTACCTTACCGGCAGCCCTGGCTACGGGCAATCTGACGCTGCGTCCTTTCTCGATCGTGACGAAGGTATTGTATGATAAGGACACGAAGAAAGCAAAGGGTGTAGAGATCGTGGATGCAGAAACGAATAAGACTGTTGAGTATACTGCCAAAGTGATCTTCCTGTGTGCTTCGGCTATGAATAGCACCTGGGTGTTGTTCAACTCTGCTACGGATGTATGGCCGGGCGGTTTGGGCAGCAGCAGCGGAGAACTGGGACATAACCTGATGGATCACCACTTCCGCATAGGGGCTTCGGGCACGGTAGAAGGATATGATGATAAATATTATTTCGGCAGAAGACCTACAGGGTTTTATATTCCGCGTTTCCGCAACCTGTTTGGCGAAAAAAGGGATTACCTGCGTGGCTTTGGTTACCAGGGTGCTGCCAGCCGGGAAGGTTGGGGCCGTAATGTAGCTGAGCTGGGCATTGGTGCTGAACTGAAAGAAGCATTAACAGAACCAGGTGCCTGGACGATTGGTATGACGGCTTTTGGTGAAGTATTGCCTTATCATGACAACAAAATAACGCTCGATAAAAGTGTGAAGGATAAATGGGGTCTTCCGGTCCTGAATGTTGATGCGGAGATCAAAGAGAACGAGCAAAAGATGAAGAACGACATGGAGCAGGACGGTATAGAAATGCTGGAAGCCGCCGGTGTAAAGAATGTGCATGGCTTTAGAGGTGATTACTCCCTGGGCATGGGTATCCATGAAATGGGTACGGCCCGCATGGGGAAAGATCCCAAAACCTCGGTATTGAATAGTCATAACCAGGTGTGGGATTGTAAGAATGTATTTGTAACGGATGGAGCCGCCATGACGTCGGCAGCTTGTGTAAACCCTTCTCTTACTTATATGGCTTTAACGGCCAGAGCAGTGGATTTTGCCGTGAGTGAACTCAAGAAAGGAAATCTGTAA
- a CDS encoding hydroxypyruvate isomerase family protein: protein MSNNQSRRLALKNIVAGTAAIGTAGMLSSFSASEETKSTTLKGNINHSVCRWCYGSIPLEEFAAAVKKMGIVAIDLVGPKEWPVLQKYGLYSSMCNGAEINLVDGFNDKKFHAQLIKNYSEMIPLVAQAGYKQLICFSGNRRGIDDETGWNNCAEGLKQLTGLAEKHKVTLVMELLNSKVNHKDYQCDKTAWGVELCKRVGSENFKLLYDIYHMQIDEGDVIATIRSSHPYISHYHTGGVPGRNEIDETQELYYPAIMKAILETGFKGYVAQEFIPARKTNEERLVSLEKAVKICDV, encoded by the coding sequence ATGTCCAACAACCAATCACGCCGGCTTGCCCTGAAGAATATAGTGGCGGGCACTGCAGCCATCGGAACAGCCGGTATGCTATCCTCATTTTCAGCTTCAGAAGAGACTAAATCAACAACTTTGAAAGGAAATATCAATCATTCGGTATGCCGCTGGTGTTATGGCAGCATTCCGCTGGAAGAATTTGCCGCAGCGGTAAAAAAGATGGGCATTGTAGCGATTGACCTGGTGGGTCCCAAAGAGTGGCCTGTATTGCAAAAGTATGGTCTGTACTCTTCCATGTGTAACGGCGCAGAGATCAACCTGGTAGACGGCTTTAATGACAAGAAGTTCCATGCACAGCTGATCAAAAACTATTCAGAAATGATCCCGCTGGTAGCCCAGGCAGGGTATAAGCAATTGATCTGCTTCAGTGGTAACCGCCGGGGAATCGATGATGAAACGGGCTGGAACAATTGTGCAGAAGGATTGAAGCAGCTTACGGGACTGGCTGAAAAGCATAAAGTAACGCTGGTGATGGAACTGCTGAACAGTAAAGTGAATCACAAGGATTATCAGTGTGATAAAACGGCCTGGGGGGTGGAATTGTGCAAGCGTGTAGGCTCTGAAAACTTTAAGTTGCTGTATGACATTTACCATATGCAGATCGATGAAGGGGATGTGATCGCAACGATCCGCAGCAGTCACCCTTATATCTCTCATTATCATACAGGTGGTGTACCGGGCCGGAATGAAATTGATGAAACACAGGAATTGTATTATCCGGCGATCATGAAGGCGATCCTTGAAACAGGCTTTAAGGGTTATGTGGCGCAGGAGTTTATCCCTGCACGTAAAACCAATGAAGAAAGACTGGTATCGCTGGAGAAAGCCGTGAAGATATGTGATGTGTAG
- a CDS encoding radical SAM/SPASM domain-containing protein → MSKLTFRRVWNAGKVLSSYYLSKWTRKPVQWGYPVSISFEPTTSCNLRCPECPSGLRAFTRPTGMLQKNFFRDTIDQLSSDLLYLIFYFQGEPYLNPDFLDMVKYASQKGIYTATSTNAHYLNDANARRTVESGLDRLIISIDGTTQDVYQAYRVGGKLEKVLAGARNIMKWKKELKSNTPFVFFQFLVVKPNEHQIEDVKRLAAEIGVDDVRFKTAQVYDYEQDPNNLIPTLDKYSRYRKNEKGEFAFKNSLQNHCWRLWHATVISWDGLVVPCCFDKDAQHTLGDLKGRSFKEVWHSDTYVNFRRQILQSRKNIDICANCSEGTKVWSD, encoded by the coding sequence ATGTCTAAGCTTACCTTTCGCCGCGTGTGGAATGCGGGTAAGGTATTGAGTAGCTATTATTTAAGTAAGTGGACGCGCAAACCTGTCCAGTGGGGATACCCGGTATCCATTTCTTTCGAACCCACCACTTCCTGCAATCTGCGTTGCCCGGAATGCCCGAGCGGATTGAGGGCTTTTACACGGCCTACAGGTATGTTGCAGAAGAACTTTTTCCGGGATACGATCGACCAGCTTTCATCGGACCTGCTGTACCTGATCTTTTACTTCCAGGGGGAGCCTTATCTGAACCCGGATTTTCTGGACATGGTGAAGTATGCTTCACAAAAAGGGATCTATACGGCTACCTCTACGAATGCGCATTACCTGAATGATGCCAATGCCCGGAGAACGGTGGAAAGCGGACTTGACCGGCTGATCATTTCGATTGATGGCACTACGCAGGATGTATACCAGGCGTACCGGGTGGGGGGAAAACTGGAAAAGGTGCTGGCAGGAGCCCGCAATATTATGAAGTGGAAGAAGGAGTTGAAAAGTAATACGCCTTTCGTGTTCTTCCAGTTTCTGGTAGTAAAGCCCAATGAGCACCAGATCGAAGATGTAAAGCGACTGGCCGCAGAGATAGGCGTAGATGATGTGCGTTTTAAAACGGCCCAGGTATACGATTATGAACAGGACCCTAATAACCTTATTCCCACACTGGATAAATATAGCCGTTACCGCAAGAATGAAAAAGGAGAGTTTGCCTTTAAGAATTCTCTTCAAAACCACTGCTGGCGGCTATGGCATGCCACAGTGATCAGCTGGGACGGACTGGTGGTACCTTGTTGTTTTGATAAAGACGCTCAACACACACTGGGCGATCTGAAAGGAAGGAGCTTTAAAGAAGTCTGGCATAGTGATACCTATGTGAACTTCCGCCGGCAAATATTACAAAGCCGCAAAAACATTGACATCTGCGCCAATTGCAGTGAAGGAACGAAAGTCTGGAGCGACTAG